Proteins from a genomic interval of Desulfofustis limnaeus:
- a CDS encoding sensor histidine kinase, with protein sequence MTLSIVGTFLLVLSGALLLGILVVAIFWQNSLIQAEAERIRLLMGRVELNLADTYEHGALAASPGLRDLLRGEVAGDAEFLDLVLFDGASAVHSSERVLLPSVEQVVRNSSFRGHETIVLQGLSWAVLTPGRQMMIVARPVVLGGVKKGALAAAVDLRPLYKKLRGDFRLVGLYLLLNIVVFSVVGLYRMISLVLRPIERMVTISESYSVTGGTYFSGGSGSEFGRLSMALNSMLLRIEMDRNELRRIVQSLAETNDELRRVQNEVVRAEKFAAVGRLSAGLAHEIGNPLGIVHGYVELLRQPDLSSDDRRQFAERALSELNRIDRLIRRLLDFTRSQPRQNEAFVLREIVREVTDMFADQVRRAGIELVVEGDCHTMLMGDRDGLKQVLINCVLNSIDAIEMSGKRGGGKICVQIVEKKTSDDDRWVTISVSDNGVGIDVADKSLLFEPFFTTKEPGRGTGLGLSVSHTIVEAHGGRMNIDGTVGNGATVTIELPIKN encoded by the coding sequence TTGACGTTATCAATTGTTGGAACCTTCCTGCTCGTGCTGAGTGGCGCGCTTTTGCTTGGCATCTTGGTCGTTGCCATTTTTTGGCAAAACAGCTTGATCCAAGCTGAAGCTGAGCGCATTCGCTTGCTGATGGGTCGTGTTGAGTTGAACCTTGCCGATACGTATGAACATGGTGCATTAGCTGCTTCTCCTGGTTTAAGAGATTTGCTTAGGGGAGAGGTTGCTGGCGATGCGGAGTTTTTGGATCTGGTGTTATTCGATGGAGCTTCCGCAGTCCATTCCAGCGAACGGGTCCTTTTGCCTTCTGTCGAACAGGTCGTCAGAAATAGTTCTTTTCGTGGACATGAGACAATTGTCTTGCAGGGGCTTTCGTGGGCTGTGCTGACGCCTGGGCGGCAGATGATGATTGTTGCCCGTCCTGTGGTTCTTGGGGGAGTTAAGAAAGGCGCTTTGGCAGCGGCTGTCGATCTTCGACCTTTGTATAAGAAGCTCCGAGGCGACTTCCGTTTGGTTGGCCTTTATCTGCTTCTCAATATCGTGGTCTTTTCCGTTGTTGGGCTGTATCGGATGATCAGCCTGGTCTTGCGGCCTATTGAGCGGATGGTGACTATCTCAGAGTCTTATTCAGTTACGGGTGGGACGTATTTTTCCGGGGGGAGCGGCAGTGAGTTCGGGCGGTTGTCCATGGCGCTCAACTCGATGCTGCTGCGCATCGAAATGGACCGCAACGAGCTGCGCCGGATTGTGCAATCACTGGCCGAGACCAATGATGAGTTGCGTCGGGTGCAGAATGAAGTGGTTCGGGCGGAAAAGTTCGCTGCAGTTGGGCGGCTGTCGGCCGGCCTGGCCCATGAAATCGGCAATCCGTTAGGTATTGTCCATGGTTATGTGGAACTGTTGAGACAGCCTGATCTGTCGTCTGATGATCGGCGGCAGTTTGCCGAACGGGCGTTGAGCGAATTGAATCGGATTGATCGATTGATTCGACGTTTGCTGGATTTTACCAGATCGCAGCCGCGACAAAATGAAGCGTTTGTTCTGCGAGAGATCGTAAGAGAAGTGACGGATATGTTTGCTGACCAGGTTCGCCGTGCCGGGATCGAGCTGGTTGTGGAAGGTGATTGCCACACCATGCTTATGGGGGATCGAGACGGGTTGAAACAGGTTCTGATCAATTGCGTTTTGAACAGCATCGATGCCATTGAAATGTCGGGGAAACGGGGTGGGGGGAAGATTTGTGTGCAGATCGTCGAAAAGAAGACGTCGGATGATGATCGCTGGGTGACAATTTCTGTCAGTGACAATGGGGTGGGAATTGACGTTGCCGACAAGTCATTGCTTTTTGAGCCGTTTTTTACCACGAAAGAGCCGGGACGGGGGACGGGATTGGGGCTATCCGTGTCGCACACCATCGTCGAGGCTCACGGGGGGCGCATGAATATTGACGGAACCGTTGGCAATGGAGCAACGGTAACCATCGAATTACCGATTAAAAACTGA
- a CDS encoding PA14 domain-containing protein, with amino-acid sequence MHKNIKPFVCFLGILGLCLPGIRPSWAAVGADYVAVPPFISSGAPPLVMLVMGRDHKLYYEAYNDASDLNEDGILDIRYTPSIDYYGYFDSYKCYVYNSAATQPRFDPVSETDDKTCSGAGQWSGDFLNYLTMSRMDTMRKVLYGGYRSTDTTTETVLQRVFIPQDAHSWGKEYTSVAIDGYDIADYTPFTAPPTGSGLRHLFASTTLVGSSSPPLLRYALNNPNRIWQWVAKESPVADNSIQVTGGTFPAHPNNHDEFETLVMNYAHAGNLFGEGPWLNYTARNQQSQRYPSPSSTDFGAIDGAGNPFGNDYNPYDANDADQERYLAIFTGLLEISAAGTYYFGVDGDDAVEVIIDGGTPNERVIGYYGAHGADGTTTGGIPTHVGSIDFEANSTHTIEFRMEEATGGDRYYLYWNGPDSGNAWQITPAQKFSDLRVATYRLRPQESLIVDRHVRVKVCDPSIGLEANCKQYPNGQYKPIGLLQRHGESNRMYFGLMTGSYAKNTSAGVLRKNIGEISDEIIANTGQFNTSTNGIIQTINKLRIFGYNYSVHNYNLNCGWITSGPMTEGQCRDWGNPIGEMMYESLRYFAGKAAPTTAFNIATSGNDDSTLGLPRPAWNDPYDPDTGFDYCAQPYMLVLSDINPSFDTDQLPGINAHFGSGITTDLSGLNVSTLADEISTAEGLSGDKYIGQSEATFDGICSEKDVTSLGSIRGLCPEEPTKRGGYYSAAVAYYGRTTDLQPSVEEDQKVTTYSVALASPLPRIELRVGPDERPITLVPFGKTISENGYSNASTNDLWPYQPANTIVDFFVETLTPSYGRFRINFEDVEQGADHDMDAIVTYEYQLIDGDGNDVSDPLLASQVRVTLTSIYASGSYIQHLGFIISGTTNDGPHLVVRDLDTLTYPSRIPASVRLPQSDTLIFSPSEDDNASAAELLKDPLWYAAKWGGYEEIDGIDGPTSQQEWDSTNNGTPDTYFFVTNPLRLEEQLNRSFADILNRASSGTAASVISNTRSGEGAIYQSIFYPEKTDTTTNANTVSWVGQIHSFMVDSYGNMREDTNPNKKLDVIGPDLDNNGRVYHEDVNMNCTLDTVEINGITITEDSNGNGVLDTEYASCVTSSNPASDAFLSQLDAIIVFNNGSFDRYYDVNGNGVLDPQERQFNVATSVSNENVRFLWNSSDWLNTIPGADIITQRSVFNSDDARRFIFTWVDGNRNGIVDDTEIKDFVWPSIAPPSLATFDATIANTSEFYSYLHLYPSFADRPTAINTLAADEDLFKQFLLAQTEREINWIRGYDYVDENGTPEPLELNGSDIPGTEMRARRFEGETWRLGDIAYSTPTAVGAPAEAYHLLYKDPSYQQFYRTYQKRRNVIYAGANDGMLHAFNGGFYDSFQKQFCRELDPTYNPIDPTSTNRDTPCISDAATDQPELGAELWAYVPYNLLPHLYWLTEVNYNHIYFVDHKPRIFDAKIFTPDDVHVNGWGTIMVVGMRLGGASIQADIDKLDGPSPTTDDPTMKSAFIIFDITDPEQKPTLLAELIMPDMGFSTSYPTMVVMKDGNGDMSFGDYNNTNPAFGENRWFLAFGSGPADANGEPVNTLLNVVDSEQRGNFYMVDMVKLGTYNELWSLNANGVLVHDLLPYFTLPDTEPDSFISDPITVDFDLDYNADVLYYGTVSGSLGDGYGGVLRRIVFDDIADPELWVADSIVIDAERPITAAPTAAVDGTGRNWVFFGTGRYFTTSDALDLSVQSYYGIKEPIDGNGSKLWWDVDRTNDLIDTTNFQIFTDANRTVSMGGPASSWQQVVDDQRLKGGWVLDFLSDSGAPEGERNLGQATLLGGVLSFTTFIPSSNICIAGGESYLWGLYYETGTAFYESIFGTREMVFEGETHNMSLRKLSLGEGLATTPNLHVGGADGSTAFVQTSTGDIIRVEQDTPLPTKSGRASWKQRESNQP; translated from the coding sequence ATGCACAAGAATATCAAGCCCTTCGTCTGTTTTCTCGGCATACTCGGTCTGTGTCTGCCGGGCATTCGCCCTTCCTGGGCCGCCGTTGGTGCCGACTACGTCGCCGTTCCGCCCTTTATCAGTTCCGGAGCGCCGCCCCTGGTCATGCTGGTCATGGGCCGAGACCACAAACTTTACTACGAGGCCTATAACGATGCCTCGGACTTGAACGAGGACGGCATCCTCGATATCCGCTACACCCCCTCCATCGACTACTACGGTTACTTTGACAGTTATAAATGCTACGTTTACAACAGCGCTGCTACCCAACCACGTTTCGACCCCGTTTCCGAGACCGACGACAAGACCTGTTCGGGAGCAGGGCAATGGAGCGGCGATTTTCTCAACTATCTGACCATGTCCCGCATGGATACCATGCGTAAAGTCCTCTACGGCGGCTACCGCTCAACTGACACAACAACCGAAACCGTTCTGCAAAGAGTCTTCATCCCCCAGGACGCCCATTCCTGGGGCAAAGAGTATACGAGCGTCGCTATAGACGGATACGATATCGCCGACTACACCCCGTTTACCGCCCCCCCGACAGGAAGCGGCCTCCGCCACCTGTTCGCCTCCACCACCCTGGTCGGTTCCAGTAGTCCGCCGTTGCTGAGGTATGCGCTCAACAACCCGAACCGCATCTGGCAGTGGGTGGCAAAAGAATCCCCGGTGGCCGACAATTCTATTCAGGTCACCGGCGGCACCTTCCCTGCTCACCCGAACAATCATGACGAATTCGAAACGCTTGTGATGAACTATGCTCACGCGGGAAACTTGTTCGGTGAAGGCCCGTGGCTCAATTACACCGCACGAAACCAACAAAGTCAGAGATATCCCTCTCCCAGTTCAACCGACTTCGGAGCTATTGATGGTGCCGGCAATCCCTTTGGAAACGATTATAATCCTTATGATGCGAACGACGCCGATCAAGAGCGCTACCTTGCTATCTTCACTGGCCTCCTAGAGATCAGCGCTGCAGGAACCTACTATTTCGGAGTTGATGGGGACGATGCGGTTGAGGTCATTATTGACGGCGGCACACCAAACGAAAGAGTAATTGGTTATTATGGCGCCCATGGGGCTGATGGCACCACTACTGGAGGAATACCAACCCATGTTGGCAGCATTGATTTTGAAGCTAATTCAACGCATACTATTGAATTTCGCATGGAAGAAGCCACGGGGGGAGACAGATACTATCTCTACTGGAATGGTCCAGATTCCGGCAATGCATGGCAAATTACTCCAGCTCAGAAATTTTCCGATCTTCGTGTGGCAACATACCGCCTCAGGCCCCAAGAATCACTGATAGTAGATCGACACGTCCGTGTCAAAGTGTGCGATCCCTCGATTGGCCTGGAAGCGAACTGTAAGCAATATCCAAATGGCCAGTACAAACCGATCGGGCTGCTACAGCGACACGGTGAGTCCAATCGCATGTATTTCGGCTTGATGACCGGATCGTATGCCAAAAACACGTCCGCAGGTGTGCTGCGCAAAAATATTGGCGAGATTTCCGATGAAATTATCGCAAATACCGGCCAGTTCAACACCTCAACCAACGGCATCATCCAAACCATCAATAAATTAAGAATTTTCGGTTATAACTACTCAGTGCATAACTACAACCTCAATTGCGGCTGGATTACAAGCGGTCCGATGACAGAAGGACAGTGCCGCGACTGGGGTAACCCCATCGGCGAGATGATGTATGAATCCCTCCGCTACTTTGCCGGAAAAGCAGCTCCAACCACAGCATTCAACATTGCCACGTCCGGCAATGACGACAGCACCCTTGGGCTTCCTCGTCCAGCATGGAATGATCCTTACGACCCGGACACTGGCTTCGATTATTGCGCCCAACCCTACATGCTGGTCTTGAGTGACATCAACCCTTCATTCGATACCGATCAACTGCCGGGGATCAATGCTCATTTTGGATCAGGAATAACAACTGATTTAAGCGGCCTGAATGTAAGTACCTTGGCCGACGAGATTTCCACCGCTGAAGGTCTGAGCGGCGATAAGTACATAGGTCAGAGCGAAGCCACCTTTGACGGCATCTGCTCAGAAAAAGACGTCACTAGCTTGGGAAGCATTCGCGGACTCTGCCCGGAGGAACCAACCAAGAGAGGGGGCTATTATTCTGCTGCCGTAGCATATTACGGCCGAACCACAGATCTTCAACCCAGCGTGGAGGAAGACCAGAAAGTCACCACCTATTCCGTCGCCCTCGCCTCCCCGCTTCCACGTATCGAATTGAGAGTTGGCCCTGATGAGCGCCCCATCACGTTAGTGCCATTCGGAAAAACCATAAGTGAGAACGGTTACTCAAACGCTTCAACTAACGATCTTTGGCCATACCAGCCCGCCAACACCATTGTTGATTTTTTTGTGGAGACATTAACTCCATCATATGGAAGATTTCGTATTAACTTTGAGGACGTTGAACAAGGTGCCGACCATGACATGGATGCTATCGTCACCTACGAATATCAATTGATAGATGGCGATGGAAACGATGTCAGCGACCCGCTTCTGGCCTCCCAAGTCAGAGTAACCCTTACATCTATCTATGCATCCGGCTCCTATATTCAACATTTGGGGTTTATCATCTCAGGCACAACCAATGATGGGCCTCATCTGGTGGTACGCGATTTGGACACGTTGACGTATCCTTCCCGAATCCCTGCATCGGTTCGGCTCCCTCAATCTGACACTCTCATATTTTCACCATCGGAAGACGATAACGCATCGGCCGCAGAACTCCTGAAGGACCCCCTCTGGTATGCTGCTAAATGGGGTGGTTATGAGGAAATAGACGGAATTGACGGTCCCACCTCTCAACAGGAGTGGGACTCTACTAACAACGGCACTCCGGACACCTATTTTTTCGTCACCAACCCGCTGCGCCTGGAAGAACAATTGAACCGATCGTTCGCCGATATCCTCAACCGCGCCTCATCGGGTACCGCCGCATCAGTTATCTCCAATACCCGAAGCGGTGAAGGTGCCATCTATCAATCCATCTTCTACCCGGAAAAAACCGACACAACCACCAACGCCAATACCGTTTCCTGGGTCGGCCAGATTCACAGTTTCATGGTCGATTCTTACGGCAATATGCGGGAAGACACCAATCCCAACAAAAAACTGGACGTGATCGGGCCCGACCTGGACAACAATGGCCGTGTCTACCACGAAGATGTCAACATGAACTGCACCCTCGACACCGTGGAGATCAACGGCATCACCATTACCGAGGACAGCAACGGCAACGGTGTGCTCGACACCGAATACGCAAGTTGTGTTACCAGCTCGAATCCTGCCTCTGACGCATTCTTGTCCCAACTTGACGCCATTATCGTCTTCAACAACGGCTCGTTCGATCGCTATTATGACGTCAACGGCAACGGTGTGCTCGACCCGCAGGAAAGACAGTTCAACGTCGCCACCAGTGTCTCTAACGAAAATGTTCGGTTTCTCTGGAATTCTTCCGATTGGCTCAACACCATCCCCGGTGCCGATATCATCACCCAACGAAGCGTATTCAATTCCGACGACGCCAGAAGATTCATCTTCACCTGGGTGGACGGGAACAGAAACGGCATCGTCGATGATACCGAGATAAAAGATTTCGTCTGGCCGAGCATCGCTCCACCTTCATTGGCGACATTTGACGCCACAATCGCCAACACCTCGGAATTCTACAGCTACTTGCACCTCTATCCATCCTTTGCCGACCGGCCAACGGCCATCAATACGCTTGCCGCTGATGAAGATCTCTTCAAGCAGTTTCTACTGGCCCAGACCGAACGGGAGATCAATTGGATCCGCGGTTACGATTACGTCGACGAAAACGGCACTCCGGAACCGCTGGAGCTGAACGGGAGCGACATCCCCGGAACGGAAATGCGAGCCCGCCGCTTTGAAGGTGAAACCTGGCGACTCGGCGACATCGCCTATTCAACCCCAACCGCCGTCGGCGCTCCGGCAGAGGCCTATCATCTGCTGTACAAGGATCCATCGTATCAACAGTTCTACCGAACGTATCAGAAACGCCGCAATGTTATCTACGCCGGCGCAAACGATGGCATGCTGCACGCCTTCAACGGCGGCTTCTACGATTCGTTCCAGAAGCAGTTCTGCCGCGAACTCGACCCCACCTACAACCCAATCGATCCGACCAGCACCAACCGGGATACGCCGTGTATCTCGGATGCTGCCACCGACCAACCGGAACTGGGCGCTGAGCTGTGGGCCTATGTACCATACAATCTCTTACCCCACCTCTATTGGCTCACCGAGGTGAATTACAACCATATCTATTTCGTTGATCACAAGCCGCGCATATTTGACGCCAAGATCTTCACGCCCGATGATGTCCATGTCAACGGCTGGGGTACTATCATGGTAGTCGGCATGCGCCTGGGAGGTGCCAGCATCCAGGCAGATATCGATAAGTTGGACGGACCATCGCCAACCACGGACGACCCGACCATGAAATCCGCCTTTATCATCTTCGATATCACCGACCCCGAGCAAAAGCCCACGCTGTTGGCCGAGCTCATCATGCCGGACATGGGCTTTTCCACCAGCTATCCAACCATGGTTGTGATGAAAGATGGTAATGGAGACATGTCTTTTGGAGATTACAATAATACCAATCCGGCTTTCGGGGAAAATCGATGGTTCCTCGCCTTCGGTTCGGGACCGGCGGATGCCAACGGCGAACCGGTCAACACCCTCCTGAATGTTGTCGACAGTGAGCAAAGAGGAAACTTCTACATGGTCGACATGGTGAAGCTCGGCACCTATAACGAGTTATGGTCATTGAATGCAAATGGCGTTCTGGTACATGATCTGCTGCCCTATTTCACGCTCCCTGATACGGAGCCTGATTCATTCATCAGTGACCCCATCACCGTCGACTTCGACTTGGACTACAACGCAGACGTCCTTTATTACGGTACCGTCAGTGGCAGTCTCGGAGACGGATACGGCGGCGTACTCAGGCGCATCGTTTTTGACGATATTGCAGACCCCGAATTGTGGGTTGCCGACAGTATCGTCATCGACGCCGAGCGCCCCATTACCGCTGCCCCGACCGCAGCTGTCGACGGAACCGGCAGAAACTGGGTGTTCTTTGGCACGGGAAGATACTTCACGACCTCCGACGCACTGGATCTCAGTGTTCAAAGTTACTACGGGATAAAAGAACCCATCGATGGGAACGGCAGCAAACTCTGGTGGGATGTGGATCGAACCAACGATTTGATCGACACCACCAATTTCCAGATATTTACCGACGCCAACCGTACCGTTAGCATGGGCGGCCCCGCCTCCAGTTGGCAACAGGTGGTAGACGACCAACGACTCAAAGGCGGCTGGGTCTTGGATTTCCTCTCTGATTCCGGAGCCCCCGAAGGGGAAAGAAACCTCGGCCAGGCGACATTACTGGGTGGCGTCCTTTCGTTCACCACCTTCATCCCATCGTCAAATATCTGCATCGCCGGTGGTGAAAGCTACCTGTGGGGTCTCTATTACGAGACCGGCACCGCCTTTTATGAGAGCATCTTTGGCACCAGAGAGATGGTGTTTGAGGGTGAGACGCACAACATGAGTTTGCGCAAACTTTCGCTGGGTGAAGGTTTGGCCACCACCCCCAACCTCCATGTTGGTGGAGCCGATGGCTCAACAGCGTTCGTACAGACGAGTACGGGCGATATCATCAGAGTTGAACAGGACACCCCGCTGCCCACAAAATCGGGCCGGGCATCCTGGAAACAACGTGAGTCAAACCAACCCTAG
- a CDS encoding pilus assembly PilX family protein, giving the protein MNLLTKLAKNQEGFALVIALMILVILSLIGVAGISTSIFEKQIAGNDWSAKRTFYQADGSTELGSELLEYNFSCGPITATAITSRVSVNTPDVFHNDTEPTQPYPDDLVRDFCWPAANCAADSTAERSNMSLFGDLAYAPGSAIQMAAGYEGRGKGAATGGAAYLHEIHAQAKGPKGDEAIVRVQWRHVIGMEDPSGCY; this is encoded by the coding sequence ATGAATCTCTTAACCAAGCTCGCAAAAAACCAGGAGGGATTCGCCCTGGTGATCGCGCTGATGATCCTGGTGATCCTCTCGCTTATCGGTGTCGCCGGGATAAGCACCTCGATCTTTGAAAAGCAGATAGCCGGCAATGATTGGAGCGCCAAACGAACGTTCTACCAGGCTGACGGCAGCACCGAACTGGGCAGCGAGTTGCTGGAGTACAACTTTTCCTGCGGGCCGATCACCGCAACCGCCATAACCAGCAGGGTCTCGGTGAATACCCCGGACGTGTTCCACAATGACACCGAGCCAACCCAACCCTATCCTGACGACCTGGTTCGAGACTTTTGCTGGCCGGCCGCCAACTGTGCAGCCGACAGCACGGCGGAACGATCCAACATGAGCTTGTTTGGCGATCTTGCCTACGCTCCTGGCTCCGCCATTCAAATGGCAGCTGGCTACGAAGGTCGAGGAAAGGGCGCCGCCACCGGGGGCGCCGCCTACCTCCACGAAATTCACGCACAGGCCAAAGGTCCAAAGGGAGATGAAGCCATCGTCCGTGTGCAGTGGCGACATGTCATCGGCATGGAAGACCCTTCAGGCTGTTATTGA
- a CDS encoding type IV pilus modification PilV family protein, whose translation MSSRGFSLLEVVIALGIFSIGITALYSMQTQSITQNTGSNRITTASNWAAKKVEELLTLSYQDLTDNDDDGEAGLADDTPETADGSDTSPDGVYTIMWNVAEDLPMYRTKTIRVIVTSLQPGTGNPVDLEYTKHQDI comes from the coding sequence ATGAGCAGCAGGGGCTTTTCTCTCCTGGAGGTGGTCATTGCCCTGGGAATTTTCTCCATCGGCATCACCGCGCTGTATTCGATGCAGACGCAAAGCATCACCCAAAATACCGGTTCCAACCGGATCACCACCGCCTCCAACTGGGCCGCAAAAAAAGTTGAAGAGCTGTTGACCCTCTCCTATCAGGATCTCACCGACAATGACGACGACGGTGAGGCCGGTCTGGCAGACGATACGCCGGAGACCGCCGACGGCAGCGACACGTCGCCCGACGGCGTGTACACGATCATGTGGAACGTCGCCGAAGACCTCCCGATGTACCGGACCAAGACCATTCGCGTGATCGTAACCAGTCTGCAGCCAGGCACGGGCAACCCGGTCGACTTGGAATACACCAAACACCAGGACATTTAG
- a CDS encoding prepilin-type N-terminal cleavage/methylation domain-containing protein, translating into MKDNQKGFTLVELMIAMAMTGIVVAIIYSAYDLQTKIYTEQDKTADMQQNIRAALVFLQREARMAGYNPTRSNHASCNRPGETDAVSPGIHTATATTLGFSMDLDEDGDCDGTGENVTYSIYTASDGLQKLGRAAPTTNQAIAENITNIDFVYLFKPPLMGSPASDPPTATPATDQLDEIVAAQITVLAQALEEDRSAPTTLTFTAPFPDAWGQLVDGAGTQWGPFSDSRRRRLMTTSVNFRNMGLK; encoded by the coding sequence ATGAAAGACAACCAAAAGGGTTTTACGTTGGTGGAGTTGATGATAGCCATGGCCATGACCGGCATTGTTGTTGCCATCATCTATTCCGCCTATGATCTGCAAACAAAGATCTACACGGAACAGGACAAGACGGCCGACATGCAGCAGAATATCAGAGCCGCCCTGGTCTTCCTACAGCGAGAGGCGCGCATGGCCGGTTACAACCCGACCAGGTCGAATCACGCCTCCTGTAACCGGCCGGGCGAAACCGACGCGGTGTCCCCCGGCATTCACACAGCCACCGCCACGACTCTCGGCTTTTCCATGGATCTTGATGAAGATGGCGACTGCGATGGTACAGGGGAAAACGTCACCTATTCGATATACACCGCCTCCGACGGCCTGCAAAAATTGGGGCGGGCTGCACCAACCACCAACCAGGCCATCGCCGAAAACATCACCAATATCGATTTTGTCTATCTGTTCAAGCCGCCGCTGATGGGATCTCCAGCATCAGATCCACCCACCGCCACCCCGGCCACCGACCAATTGGACGAAATCGTCGCCGCCCAGATCACCGTGCTCGCCCAAGCCCTTGAAGAAGATCGGTCCGCCCCGACCACCCTGACCTTCACCGCCCCTTTCCCCGACGCCTGGGGGCAACTGGTGGACGGGGCCGGCACGCAATGGGGCCCGTTCTCCGACAGCAGAAGACGGCGGTTGATGACCACGTCCGTTAATTTCCGCAATATGGGACTGAAATAA
- a CDS encoding GspH/FimT family pseudopilin: MTTHMRRNSGFSLVEVAVTIAIIGIMSTIAIPSFLSWLSDKGLHNASRDLYSNFRKAQMNAVKRNRNCAVTFDGSTGYVVYVDENRSFSLDAGEQVIAEAQWSSYRNVELDQNTFIANAGGDKTIAFRPNLLPSGHGGALGNGSVVLKNSTPRQSSVVVNVSGNISLR, from the coding sequence ATGACCACACACATGCGTAGAAACAGCGGCTTCTCACTGGTGGAAGTGGCAGTCACCATAGCCATTATCGGCATTATGAGTACCATTGCCATTCCCTCCTTTTTGTCGTGGTTATCTGACAAGGGCTTGCACAATGCTTCCCGGGATCTCTATTCGAACTTCCGCAAGGCCCAGATGAACGCCGTAAAGAGAAATCGCAATTGCGCCGTGACCTTTGACGGGAGCACTGGTTATGTGGTCTACGTCGACGAGAATAGAAGCTTTAGCCTCGATGCGGGAGAACAGGTCATAGCGGAAGCACAATGGTCTTCGTACCGCAACGTGGAGCTTGACCAAAACACGTTCATCGCAAACGCCGGCGGAGATAAAACGATCGCCTTCCGCCCGAACCTTCTCCCCTCCGGCCACGGGGGTGCCCTCGGCAACGGCTCGGTGGTTTTGAAAAATTCAACGCCTCGACAAAGCAGTGTTGTCGTCAATGTGAGCGGCAATATTTCGCTACGATAA